One window of Novosphingobium sp. 9U genomic DNA carries:
- a CDS encoding IclR family transcriptional regulator, with protein sequence MTEDLASPPEDRRAASPQSVTRVIRLLEVLCASAAPLSLADLSRRLDTPKSSLAALLRGLAEEEFVVPADGAWRLGSGAFGLASAISEARRRLQSSDLIRDGMRRLAARASETVLLAVGDSDGDQLTYVDLVESRHAVRYAVAAGDRRPLYATAGGRALLATCSPEAVANYLKRVRPERLTANTATGLRELTSEIEAARQAGFAQTVDQAAEGVTGTAAVIRDAAGAVVGALVIAAPSARAQGRLVELARLVQDEAAAISRSLGFR encoded by the coding sequence GTGACCGAAGACTTGGCCTCGCCCCCCGAAGATCGCCGCGCCGCCTCGCCGCAGTCGGTGACGCGGGTCATCCGCCTGCTCGAAGTGTTGTGCGCCAGTGCGGCGCCGCTGTCGCTCGCCGATCTCAGCCGACGGCTCGACACGCCCAAGAGCAGCCTGGCCGCCTTGCTGCGCGGGTTGGCGGAGGAGGAGTTCGTGGTGCCGGCGGATGGCGCCTGGCGGCTCGGCTCCGGCGCCTTCGGCCTCGCGAGCGCGATCAGCGAGGCGCGACGGCGGCTGCAATCATCGGACCTGATCCGCGACGGCATGCGCCGCCTGGCCGCGCGCGCGTCCGAGACGGTGCTGCTCGCCGTGGGTGACAGCGATGGCGACCAGCTGACGTACGTGGACCTGGTCGAAAGCCGCCACGCCGTGCGCTACGCCGTGGCTGCGGGCGATCGCCGGCCGCTCTACGCCACCGCTGGGGGCAGGGCGCTGCTGGCAACCTGCTCGCCCGAAGCGGTGGCAAACTACCTCAAGCGGGTGCGGCCCGAGCGTCTGACCGCGAACACGGCCACCGGCTTGCGCGAGCTGACCAGCGAAATCGAGGCCGCGCGCCAAGCCGGTTTCGCGCAGACCGTCGACCAGGCGGCCGAAGGCGTGACCGGCACTGCGGCAGTGATCCGCGATGCCGCAGGCGCTGTGGTGGGTGCGCTGGTCATCGCGGCGCCGAGTGCGCGGGCGCAGGGCCGGCTCGTCGAACTCGCCCGCTTGGTTCAGGATGAGGCCGCGGCGATCTCGCGCAGCCTGGGCTTTCGCTGA
- the phoB gene encoding phosphate regulon transcriptional regulator PhoB — MNPSVLVVEDDRALCELLSWNLSAEGYDVRSTGDGEEALLMVREQMPDAIILDWMIEQVPGIEVCRQLRKDRETAKIPIVMLTARGEEEDRIRGLKTGADDYVTKPFSPRELMARVEALLRRARPSLAGDSLVFGDIELDPTSHRVRRDGEALHLGPTEFKMLRYFMERPNRVLSRQQILDGVWGMDSDIDERTVDVHIRRLRKAINRAQDVDPIRTVRAAGYAMDMS, encoded by the coding sequence ATGAACCCGTCCGTCCTCGTCGTCGAAGACGACCGCGCGCTGTGCGAACTGCTCAGCTGGAATCTCTCGGCCGAGGGCTACGACGTGCGCTCCACCGGCGATGGCGAGGAAGCGCTGCTGATGGTGCGCGAGCAGATGCCCGACGCCATCATCCTCGACTGGATGATCGAGCAGGTGCCCGGCATCGAGGTCTGCCGCCAGCTGCGCAAGGATCGCGAGACGGCGAAGATCCCCATCGTCATGCTGACCGCGCGCGGTGAAGAAGAGGACCGCATCCGCGGCCTCAAGACCGGTGCGGACGACTACGTCACCAAGCCGTTCTCCCCGCGCGAGCTGATGGCGCGGGTGGAAGCGCTGCTGCGCCGCGCGCGGCCTTCGCTGGCCGGCGACAGCCTGGTGTTTGGCGATATCGAGCTCGACCCCACCTCGCACCGCGTGCGGCGTGACGGCGAGGCGCTGCATCTTGGCCCCACCGAGTTCAAGATGCTGCGTTACTTCATGGAGCGACCCAACCGCGTGCTCTCGCGCCAGCAGATCCTCGACGGGGTATGGGGCATGGACTCCGACATCGACGAGCGCACGGTGGACGTGCACATCCGCCGCCTGCGCAAGGCGATCAACCGCGCGCAGGACGTCGACCCGATCCGTACCGTCCGCGCGGCGGGCTATGCGATGGACATGAGCTGA
- the phoU gene encoding phosphate signaling complex protein PhoU, which produces MVDHTVKSFDSEISQLRGLIAEMGGLAEVAIRDSIDALVRHDEDLARQVVTADARLDALEAEVDRLAVRTIALRAPMADDLRDVIAALKISGVLERIGDYAKNIAKRIDDMEGRSKVEPLTLVPAMADIAQGMVRDVLNAYGSRDAILAVEVIRRDEKLDQFYNTLFRSLLTHMMENPATITSAAQLLFVARNLERIGDHATNVAEMVYYAATGEYCSERDTKGENA; this is translated from the coding sequence ATGGTCGACCATACCGTCAAAAGCTTCGACAGCGAGATCAGCCAGCTGCGCGGCCTCATCGCCGAAATGGGCGGACTCGCCGAAGTGGCGATCCGTGACTCCATCGATGCCCTCGTCCGCCATGACGAGGATCTCGCCCGCCAAGTCGTCACCGCCGACGCGCGGTTGGACGCTCTGGAGGCCGAGGTCGATCGTCTGGCCGTGCGCACGATCGCCTTGCGCGCGCCGATGGCCGACGATTTGCGCGACGTCATCGCCGCGCTGAAGATCTCGGGCGTGCTCGAGCGCATCGGCGACTATGCCAAGAACATCGCCAAGCGCATCGACGACATGGAAGGGCGCAGCAAGGTCGAGCCGCTGACGTTGGTGCCCGCCATGGCCGACATCGCGCAGGGCATGGTGCGCGACGTGCTCAACGCCTACGGCTCGCGCGATGCGATCCTGGCGGTCGAGGTGATCCGCCGCGACGAGAAGCTGGACCAGTTCTACAACACGCTGTTCCGCTCGCTGCTGACGCACATGATGGAAAACCCGGCGACGATCACCAGCGCCGCGCAGCTGCTGTTCGTGGCGCGCAATCTGGAACGCATCGGCGATCATGCGACCAACGTCGCCGAGATGGTCTACTACGCGGCGACGGGCGAATACTGCTCCGAGCGCGACACCAAGGGTGAAAACGCATGA
- the pstB gene encoding phosphate ABC transporter ATP-binding protein PstB, whose product MTEPKLTARNVDVFYGEKKAIDDVSIDIGNGVVTAFIGPSGCGKSTFLRTLNRMNDTIAGARVEGEILLDGENIYDRYMDPVALRARVGMVFQKPNPFPKSIYENVAYGPRIHGLAQAKADMDGIVEKALTRAGLWNEVKDRLTDAGTALSGGQQQRLCIARAIAVSPEVILMDEPCSALDPIATARIEELIEDLKDRYAIVIVTHSMQQAARVSQKTAFFHLGKMVEYGDTDQIFTNPREERTKDYITGRYG is encoded by the coding sequence ATGACTGAACCCAAACTCACCGCTCGGAACGTCGACGTCTTCTACGGCGAGAAGAAGGCGATCGACGATGTCTCGATCGACATCGGCAACGGCGTCGTCACCGCCTTCATCGGCCCCTCGGGCTGCGGCAAATCGACCTTCCTGCGCACCCTGAACCGCATGAACGACACCATCGCCGGCGCGCGCGTCGAAGGCGAAATCCTGCTCGACGGCGAGAACATCTACGACCGTTACATGGACCCCGTCGCCCTGCGCGCGCGGGTCGGCATGGTCTTCCAGAAGCCCAATCCATTCCCCAAGTCGATCTACGAGAATGTCGCCTACGGTCCGCGCATCCACGGCCTGGCGCAAGCCAAGGCCGACATGGACGGCATTGTCGAGAAGGCGCTGACCCGCGCAGGCCTGTGGAACGAGGTCAAGGATCGGCTGACGGACGCCGGCACCGCGCTTTCGGGCGGCCAGCAGCAGCGCCTGTGCATCGCCCGCGCCATCGCCGTCAGCCCCGAAGTGATCCTGATGGACGAGCCGTGCTCCGCGCTCGACCCGATCGCCACTGCGCGGATCGAGGAACTGATCGAGGACCTGAAGGATCGGTACGCGATCGTCATCGTCACCCACTCGATGCAGCAGGCGGCGCGCGTCTCGCAGAAGACGGCCTTCTTCCATCTCGGCAAGATGGTCGAGTACGGGGACACCGACCAGATCTTCACCAATCCGCGCGAGGAGCGGACCAAAGACTACATCACCGGCCGGTACGGCTGA
- the pstA gene encoding phosphate ABC transporter permease PstA: MSNTWKNPDMARRIARRNAAERRFKALGLGAIVLSLLFLAVLLFIMLKNGLGGLDWAFLSGSDATDAASAGVWGAAKGSFLTMVVTLVLSFPMGVLAAIYLEEFAPRNRWVDWVEVSINNLAAVPSIIFGLLGLAVFINTLGMPRSSPLVGGLTLALMTMPVIVISGRNAIKAVPPSIRTAAMGVGASPVQVVFHHVLPLALPGILTGTIIGMARALGETAPLLMIGMRAFVATPASGINDPSSVLPMQIFLWSDEIDKGFVQNTSAAIIVLLVFLLAMNGLAIYLRNKFEVRW, translated from the coding sequence ATGAGTAACACCTGGAAGAACCCCGACATGGCGCGCCGTATCGCGCGCCGCAACGCCGCCGAACGCCGGTTCAAGGCGCTGGGCCTGGGCGCCATCGTCCTCTCTCTGCTGTTCCTGGCGGTGCTGCTGTTCATTATGCTCAAGAATGGGCTGGGCGGCCTCGACTGGGCGTTCCTGTCCGGCTCGGACGCGACCGACGCTGCCTCGGCCGGCGTATGGGGCGCGGCCAAGGGCTCGTTCCTGACTATGGTGGTGACGCTCGTCCTCTCGTTCCCGATGGGCGTGCTGGCGGCGATCTACCTGGAGGAGTTCGCGCCGCGCAATCGCTGGGTCGACTGGGTCGAAGTCTCGATCAACAACCTGGCCGCGGTGCCCTCGATCATCTTCGGCCTGCTCGGCCTGGCGGTGTTCATCAACACGCTGGGCATGCCGCGCTCCTCGCCATTGGTGGGCGGGCTGACGCTGGCGCTGATGACGATGCCGGTGATCGTCATCTCCGGCCGCAATGCGATCAAGGCGGTGCCGCCGTCGATCCGCACCGCGGCGATGGGCGTGGGCGCGTCACCGGTGCAGGTGGTGTTCCACCATGTCCTGCCTCTGGCGCTGCCGGGCATCCTCACCGGCACGATTATCGGCATGGCGCGTGCGCTGGGCGAGACCGCGCCGCTGCTGATGATCGGCATGCGCGCCTTCGTCGCCACGCCGGCCAGCGGAATCAACGATCCCTCCAGCGTGCTGCCGATGCAGATCTTCCTGTGGTCCGACGAGATCGACAAGGGCTTCGTCCAGAACACCAGCGCGGCGATCATCGTGCTGCTGGTGTTCCTGCTCGCCATGAATGGCCTCGCCATTTACCTCCGCAACAAGTTCGAAGTCCGCTGGTAG
- the pstC gene encoding phosphate ABC transporter permease subunit PstC → MTGAVLLAAFALGLIGWFTARARARLLYTGRESMHSMPVYHGWHVALWIVLPALLVWGLWSAISPHFVDGVVLGSPAAAHIPSDPVQRAAILSEARGIAADPAFIGFYDQSPTIAAPMRAAQARFGLIGTVLMVLAALAGGGYAWTRVRGGFPARTRVERVVMLALLAASLLAILTTLGIVGSLVFEAGLFFRDVSPIAFLTGLHWAPANAVGDDLNANFGAVPLFWGTIFIGAIIAMIVAIPLGLMSAVYLTQYADARARKVLKPVLEILAGIPTVVYGYFAALTVAPFIRDLAASLGAQNPSTESALAAGLVMGVMIIPFVSSMADDAIAAVPRAMADGSLAMGATKSETIKKVLLPAALPGIVAGVMLAVSRAIGETMIVVMAAGAAARLSLNPLESMTTVTYQIVQLLTGDQEFNSPKTLSAFALGLVLFVVTLILNIIALRVVKRFREAYE, encoded by the coding sequence GTGACCGGCGCGGTGCTCCTTGCCGCGTTTGCGCTGGGCCTGATCGGCTGGTTCACGGCGCGGGCGCGGGCCCGGCTGCTGTACACGGGCCGCGAGTCCATGCACTCGATGCCGGTCTACCATGGCTGGCACGTAGCGTTGTGGATCGTGCTGCCGGCGCTGCTGGTCTGGGGCCTGTGGTCGGCGATCTCGCCACACTTCGTCGACGGCGTGGTGTTGGGCTCGCCCGCCGCTGCACATATCCCGAGCGACCCGGTGCAGCGCGCCGCCATTCTCTCCGAGGCACGCGGCATCGCCGCCGACCCCGCGTTCATCGGCTTCTACGACCAGTCGCCGACGATTGCCGCGCCGATGCGCGCGGCGCAGGCTCGCTTCGGGCTGATCGGCACGGTGCTGATGGTGCTCGCCGCACTGGCGGGCGGCGGCTACGCTTGGACCCGCGTGCGCGGCGGCTTCCCGGCAAGGACGCGCGTCGAGCGCGTGGTCATGCTGGCGCTGCTCGCCGCCTCGCTGTTGGCGATCCTGACGACGCTGGGCATCGTTGGCTCGCTGGTGTTCGAGGCTGGACTGTTCTTCCGCGACGTCTCGCCGATCGCCTTCCTGACCGGCCTGCACTGGGCGCCCGCCAACGCGGTGGGCGACGATCTTAACGCCAACTTCGGCGCGGTGCCGCTGTTCTGGGGCACGATCTTCATCGGCGCGATCATCGCCATGATCGTCGCCATTCCGCTCGGCCTGATGAGCGCGGTCTACCTGACGCAATACGCCGACGCGCGCGCCCGCAAGGTGCTCAAACCCGTGCTCGAGATCCTCGCGGGCATCCCCACGGTGGTCTACGGCTACTTCGCCGCCCTGACCGTGGCGCCGTTCATCCGCGACTTGGCAGCCTCGCTCGGCGCGCAGAACCCCTCGACCGAAAGCGCGCTCGCCGCAGGGCTCGTCATGGGCGTGATGATCATTCCCTTCGTCTCCTCCATGGCCGACGACGCGATCGCCGCCGTGCCGCGCGCCATGGCCGATGGCTCCTTGGCGATGGGCGCGACCAAGTCCGAGACGATCAAGAAAGTGCTGCTCCCCGCCGCGCTGCCCGGCATCGTCGCGGGCGTGATGCTGGCGGTCAGCCGCGCGATCGGCGAGACCATGATCGTGGTCATGGCCGCAGGTGCCGCGGCGCGGCTGTCGCTCAACCCGCTCGAGTCCATGACGACGGTGACCTACCAGATCGTCCAGCTCCTTACGGGCGACCAGGAATTCAACAGCCCCAAGACGCTTTCCGCGTTCGCACTCGGGCTGGTGCTATTCGTCGTCACGCTGATCCTCAACATCATCGCCCTGCGGGTGGTGAAGCGCTTCCGGGAGGCTTATGAGTAA
- a CDS encoding substrate-binding domain-containing protein, whose protein sequence is MLRVAAFTAGALALAGCGSGGAAGSRDYIRAVGSSTVYPFATAVAEQFARSGFKSPVIESTGTGAGMKLFCAGLGYAHPDIENASRRIKKSEYETCAKNGVKDIIEVQVGIDGIAFGESVRGPGMKLTPLDVYKAIAAKPFGKPNGYSSWRQVNPALPDMPILVYGPPSTSGTRDALAELILEAGCKTDPTMKALKDTDEKKYKAICTQVREDGGYVDAGENDNLIVQKISQNPRAIGVFGYSFIEENPDSLKGIPMSGIAPTYQTISDFSYPGARPLYIYAKKAHLRPIKGMAAYIAEWPKTWGPDGILKKKGMVIAPEDVRRKSAEIVANMTLLNPADLK, encoded by the coding sequence ATGCTCAGAGTCGCCGCTTTCACCGCGGGCGCGCTGGCCCTCGCGGGTTGCGGCTCGGGCGGCGCTGCGGGCTCGCGCGATTACATCCGCGCCGTGGGTTCTTCGACCGTTTACCCCTTTGCGACCGCTGTCGCCGAGCAGTTCGCGCGCAGCGGCTTCAAGTCGCCCGTGATCGAATCGACCGGCACCGGCGCGGGCATGAAGCTGTTCTGCGCAGGGCTTGGCTACGCGCACCCCGACATCGAGAACGCCTCGCGCCGGATTAAGAAGTCTGAGTACGAGACTTGCGCCAAGAACGGCGTAAAGGACATCATCGAGGTCCAGGTCGGAATTGACGGCATCGCCTTTGGCGAGTCCGTCCGCGGGCCGGGCATGAAGCTGACCCCGCTGGATGTCTACAAGGCGATCGCCGCCAAGCCCTTCGGCAAGCCTAACGGGTACAGCTCGTGGCGGCAGGTCAATCCGGCGCTGCCCGACATGCCGATCCTGGTCTACGGCCCGCCCTCGACCTCGGGCACGCGCGATGCGCTGGCCGAGCTGATCCTTGAAGCTGGCTGCAAGACCGACCCGACGATGAAGGCGCTGAAGGACACCGACGAGAAGAAGTACAAGGCGATCTGCACCCAGGTGCGCGAGGACGGGGGCTATGTCGATGCGGGCGAGAACGACAACCTGATCGTCCAGAAGATCAGCCAGAACCCGCGCGCGATCGGCGTGTTCGGTTATTCCTTCATCGAGGAGAACCCCGACAGCCTGAAGGGCATCCCGATGTCCGGCATCGCGCCGACCTACCAGACGATCTCCGACTTTTCCTATCCCGGCGCCCGCCCGCTCTACATATACGCCAAGAAGGCGCACCTGCGTCCGATCAAGGGCATGGCGGCCTATATCGCCGAGTGGCCCAAGACCTGGGGACCCGACGGCATCCTCAAGAAGAAGGGCATGGTCATCGCGCCCGAAGACGTGCGCCGTAAGAGCGCCGAGATCGTCGCCAACATGACTCTTCTGAACCCGGCGGACCTCAAGTGA